From one Streptomyces sp. N50 genomic stretch:
- a CDS encoding MFS transporter, protein MPRKSSRLTFAVLATGAGVFSMLQSLIAPALPTVQHALHTSQSTATWVMTAYLLSASVFTPILGRVGDLVGKKRTLVAVLLAVLAGCLVAALAPNIGVLIIARVVQGVGGALFPLSFGIIRDEFDASRVPGSISNLSAVIAAGGGVGMVAAGPIVTALDYRWLFWFPVGIVAVTTLIAVRYVPESPNRAQGHVNWLGAVLLSSWLVALLLPLSQAGIWGWGSVRVVGLFAAAVVLFAAWLLSEARSSSPLIDLKVMRLPSVWTTNTAALLFGAGMYAIWSFLPGFVQTPSSAGYGFGASVTASGLLMLPMLIAMFVSGVLSGRLEPIVGAKALLTTGAALGAVACTILALWHDQQWQIALVAGIFGLGIGLAFASMANLIVGSVPPEQTGAATGMNANIRTIGGSIGAAVTSVLVTGRLQPSGLPYDSGYTHGFTLLAVLLLGAALAALLVPRRSGRSGGKTVGGSESALLKAEEEASVMAPGALN, encoded by the coding sequence ATGCCCCGCAAGTCCTCCCGCCTCACCTTCGCGGTCCTCGCGACCGGTGCGGGCGTGTTCTCCATGCTGCAGTCGCTGATCGCGCCGGCCCTGCCGACCGTCCAGCACGCGCTCCACACCTCCCAGTCCACCGCGACCTGGGTGATGACGGCCTACCTGCTGTCCGCCTCGGTCTTCACCCCGATACTCGGCCGCGTCGGCGACCTGGTCGGCAAGAAGCGCACCCTCGTCGCCGTCCTCCTGGCCGTCCTCGCGGGCTGTCTGGTCGCCGCGCTCGCGCCCAACATCGGCGTGCTGATCATCGCCCGGGTCGTCCAGGGCGTCGGCGGCGCGCTGTTCCCGCTGTCCTTCGGCATCATCCGCGACGAGTTCGACGCGTCCCGAGTCCCGGGCAGCATCAGCAACCTGTCCGCCGTGATCGCCGCGGGCGGTGGCGTCGGCATGGTGGCCGCAGGGCCCATCGTGACCGCGCTCGACTACCGCTGGCTGTTCTGGTTCCCCGTCGGCATAGTCGCCGTCACCACCCTCATCGCCGTGCGCTACGTCCCCGAGTCGCCCAACCGCGCCCAGGGGCACGTCAATTGGCTCGGCGCCGTGCTCCTCTCCAGCTGGCTGGTCGCCCTGCTGCTGCCGCTGAGCCAGGCAGGCATCTGGGGCTGGGGCTCCGTGCGGGTCGTCGGCCTGTTCGCCGCGGCCGTCGTCCTCTTCGCGGCCTGGCTGTTGTCCGAGGCCCGCTCCAGCAGCCCGCTCATCGACCTCAAGGTGATGCGCCTGCCGTCCGTGTGGACCACCAACACCGCCGCGCTGCTGTTCGGCGCCGGCATGTACGCGATCTGGTCCTTCCTGCCCGGCTTCGTCCAGACCCCGTCGTCCGCGGGTTACGGCTTCGGCGCCAGCGTGACCGCGTCCGGACTCCTCATGCTCCCGATGCTGATCGCGATGTTCGTCTCGGGCGTGCTCAGCGGCCGCCTGGAACCGATCGTCGGCGCCAAGGCCCTGCTCACCACCGGTGCCGCGCTCGGCGCGGTCGCCTGCACGATCCTCGCCCTCTGGCACGACCAGCAGTGGCAGATCGCCCTGGTGGCAGGCATCTTCGGCCTCGGCATCGGACTCGCCTTCGCCTCCATGGCCAACCTCATCGTCGGCAGCGTCCCGCCCGAGCAGACCGGCGCCGCCACCGGCATGAACGCCAACATCCGCACCATCGGCGGCTCCATCGGCGCCGCGGTGACCAGCGTCCTGGTCACCGGCCGCCTCCAGCCCTCGGGCCTGCCCTACGACTCCGGGTACACCCACGGGTTCACGCTGCTGGCGGTGCTGCTCCTCGGCGCCGCGCTGGCCGCGCTCCTGGTGCCGCGACGGTCCGGCCGTAGCGGAGGAAAGACGGTCGGGGGCTCCGAGTCGGCGCTCCTGAAGGCGGAGGAGGAGGCGTCGGTGATGGCTCCCGGAGCCCTCAACTGA
- a CDS encoding NUDIX domain-containing protein produces MIEQNARGFGGELLDVRRLRLVETAAPRLTPEERLAMDRVWDDLVRVNPSFFDGPVLVCAGAEREGPDDLTVSWVRTTFRHFALRRVPGCTSWLPSFFVAVLQPADDGRLLVGRMSNSTAAPGRWQLPGGSLEPPEGDEPLDMRALNRHAARELVEETGIDTRPDDLAFWNVTRAGNGSIGVLFRAPSLPAARLRERYEAMAAAEKAQGREPELDRVALIHSTAQLPLLVGPHADYLEPIVARYEESGGGGAGVSI; encoded by the coding sequence ATGATCGAACAGAACGCGCGGGGTTTTGGCGGGGAACTCCTGGATGTGCGTCGGCTCCGGCTCGTCGAGACCGCCGCTCCTCGGCTCACGCCCGAGGAGCGGCTGGCCATGGACCGGGTGTGGGACGACTTGGTGCGGGTCAACCCGAGTTTCTTCGACGGGCCGGTCCTGGTGTGCGCGGGCGCGGAACGGGAGGGACCGGACGACCTGACCGTCTCCTGGGTCAGGACGACGTTCCGGCACTTCGCCCTCCGCCGCGTCCCCGGCTGCACCTCGTGGCTCCCGTCCTTCTTCGTCGCCGTCCTCCAACCGGCGGACGACGGGCGTCTGTTGGTCGGCCGCATGTCGAACTCGACGGCAGCACCCGGGCGTTGGCAGTTGCCGGGCGGCTCGCTCGAACCCCCCGAAGGCGACGAGCCGCTCGACATGAGGGCCCTGAACCGGCATGCCGCACGGGAGTTGGTCGAGGAGACCGGCATCGACACCCGGCCCGACGATCTCGCCTTCTGGAACGTCACCCGCGCCGGCAACGGCAGTATCGGCGTCCTGTTCCGCGCGCCGTCGCTCCCGGCGGCGCGGCTGCGTGAGCGGTACGAGGCCATGGCGGCGGCGGAGAAGGCGCAGGGGCGCGAGCCGGAACTGGACCGCGTCGCCCTGATCCACTCGACGGCCCAACTCCCGCTCCTGGTCGGCCCGCACGCGGACTACCTGGAGCCGATCGTCGCCCGCTACGAGGAGTCGGGAGGCGGCGGAGCGGGTGTCTCGATTTGA
- a CDS encoding YceI family protein — MALALLRRWLPQGASATAAGLSLPLPPGAGGLGREIVDPMGVPMASADVTVTALDSHRVTASGTTDPYGFFLAALPPGRYSLLVSAQGLQPHQETVEIVAGLAEPTERVWLQPGRAQELPPPGTWLFDPPHTAIRFIAKHVGMAHVHGRFERFQGGIQVAQEMTDSRVHVRIDASSITTGNTTRDNHLRSGDFLDVERYPYIDFASTRFAYRGGSKWTLQGSLTMHGVSRSVNLDTTYLGTVNGGYAEELRCAALATAELHREDYTLNWRSMLARGIAVVGPTVQLELDIQAMYRTHDTPTPPK, encoded by the coding sequence ATGGCCCTCGCACTGCTCCGGCGCTGGCTGCCCCAAGGCGCCTCCGCCACGGCGGCGGGCCTCTCGCTCCCCCTCCCGCCCGGCGCGGGCGGCCTCGGCCGGGAGATCGTCGACCCGATGGGCGTGCCCATGGCCTCCGCCGACGTGACGGTGACGGCTCTCGACTCGCACCGTGTCACGGCCTCCGGTACGACCGACCCGTACGGCTTCTTCCTCGCGGCGCTGCCGCCCGGCCGCTACAGCCTCCTCGTCTCCGCCCAGGGGCTCCAGCCGCACCAGGAGACGGTCGAGATCGTCGCCGGGCTCGCCGAGCCCACGGAACGGGTGTGGCTCCAGCCCGGCCGCGCACAGGAACTCCCGCCGCCCGGCACCTGGCTCTTCGACCCGCCGCACACCGCGATCCGGTTCATCGCCAAGCATGTCGGCATGGCCCATGTGCACGGCCGGTTCGAGCGGTTCCAGGGCGGTATCCAGGTCGCCCAGGAGATGACCGACTCCCGGGTCCACGTCCGTATCGACGCGTCCAGCATCACCACCGGCAACACCACGCGCGACAACCACCTGCGCTCCGGCGACTTCCTCGACGTGGAGCGCTACCCGTACATCGACTTCGCCAGCACCCGGTTCGCCTACCGGGGCGGCAGCAAGTGGACGCTCCAGGGCTCGCTGACGATGCACGGCGTGAGCCGCTCGGTGAACCTGGACACCACGTATCTGGGCACGGTCAACGGCGGCTACGCCGAGGAACTCCGCTGCGCGGCCCTGGCCACGGCCGAATTGCATCGCGAGGACTACACGTTGAACTGGCGAAGCATGCTGGCCCGGGGCATCGCCGTCGTGGGACCCACCGTCCAGCTGGAGTTGGACATCCAGGCGATGTACCGGACCCACGACACCCCGACGCCGCCGAAGTGA
- a CDS encoding SAM-dependent methyltransferase translates to MPDNGWPADRIDTEHAHSARIYDYIMGGKDYYPADKEAGDAMSREWPALPIHMVANRDWMNRAVRWLAEEAGVRQFLDVGTGIPTSPNLHEIAQQVAPESRVVYVDNDPIVLTLSQGLLSSTAEGRTSYIEADFRDPSTILDAPELRETLDLSRPVALTVIAIVHFMLDADDAVGVVRRLLEPLPSGSYLAMSIGTAEFAPQEVGRVAREYAARDMPMRLRTIDEAHEFFEGLELVEPGIVQVHKWHPDGTGEQNIRDEDIAMYGAVARKP, encoded by the coding sequence TTGCCCGACAACGGATGGCCGGCCGACCGCATCGACACCGAGCACGCGCACTCCGCGCGGATCTACGACTACATCATGGGCGGGAAGGACTACTACCCCGCCGACAAGGAGGCGGGCGACGCCATGTCCCGGGAGTGGCCCGCGCTCCCGATCCACATGGTCGCCAACCGCGACTGGATGAACCGGGCCGTGCGCTGGCTCGCCGAGGAAGCGGGCGTACGCCAGTTCCTGGACGTCGGCACCGGCATCCCCACCTCCCCGAACCTGCACGAGATCGCCCAGCAGGTGGCTCCCGAGTCACGGGTGGTCTACGTCGACAACGACCCCATCGTCCTCACCCTCTCCCAGGGTCTGCTCTCCAGCACGGCCGAGGGCAGGACGTCGTACATCGAGGCCGACTTCCGGGACCCGTCCACGATCCTCGACGCGCCGGAGCTGCGCGAGACCCTGGACCTGTCCCGGCCGGTGGCGCTGACGGTGATCGCCATCGTGCACTTCATGCTCGACGCGGACGACGCGGTGGGCGTCGTACGGCGCCTGCTGGAGCCTCTCCCCTCGGGCAGTTACCTCGCGATGTCGATCGGCACCGCCGAGTTCGCGCCGCAGGAGGTGGGCCGCGTCGCCCGCGAGTACGCGGCCCGCGACATGCCGATGCGGCTGCGCACCATCGACGAGGCCCACGAGTTCTTCGAGGGTCTTGAGCTGGTCGAACCCGGCATCGTCCAGGTCCACAAGTGGCACCCGGACGGCACGGGCGAGCAGAACATCCGCGACGAGGACATCGCGATGTACGGGGCGGTCGCGCGCAAGCCGTGA
- a CDS encoding DUF397 domain-containing protein, whose amino-acid sequence MHHPIRNGIPSRNLGARGWTKPWSDDAGGACVEVKKLADGSVAVRQSTDPDGPALVFTPREMTSFVAGVKAGDADFLL is encoded by the coding sequence GTGCACCACCCCATACGCAACGGCATACCGTCCCGGAACCTCGGCGCACGCGGCTGGACCAAGCCGTGGAGCGACGACGCCGGGGGCGCCTGCGTGGAAGTGAAGAAGCTCGCCGACGGAAGCGTCGCCGTACGCCAGTCGACCGACCCCGACGGCCCGGCGCTGGTTTTCACGCCCCGCGAGATGACGAGTTTCGTGGCGGGCGTGAAGGCGGGGGACGCCGACTTCCTCCTCTGA
- a CDS encoding helix-turn-helix transcriptional regulator encodes MTAETDWGGVPSVLRMILGRQLEELRTRAGLTYEQAGEAIGVSHSTIRRMEAAKVARLRLADAEKLLQVYGVTDRQEIDTFLKSVREASKRGWWHTYRDVMPDWFAAYLSLEQAALQVRAYENEFVHGLLQTEEYARALLGAGNPHAPTEATERRVALRMRRQELLTREAPPRVWVVMDETVLRWPVGGAPVMRAQVDHLIEVNRLPNVTLQIMPFANGPHPAMRAGAFHLFRFRAAELPDVVYLNGLVGAVYLDKGDDVVVYREALDRLGAQAAPARKTEALLGAIRKEL; translated from the coding sequence GTGACCGCGGAGACCGACTGGGGCGGAGTCCCCTCCGTCCTGCGCATGATCCTCGGCCGCCAGCTGGAGGAACTGCGGACCCGGGCGGGACTCACGTACGAGCAGGCGGGCGAGGCCATCGGTGTCAGCCACTCCACGATCCGCCGGATGGAGGCCGCCAAGGTGGCCCGGCTGCGCCTGGCGGACGCGGAAAAGCTGCTGCAGGTCTATGGGGTGACGGACCGTCAGGAGATCGACACCTTCCTGAAGTCTGTCCGCGAGGCCAGCAAGCGCGGCTGGTGGCACACGTACCGCGACGTCATGCCGGACTGGTTCGCCGCGTATCTGAGCCTGGAGCAGGCGGCGCTGCAGGTACGCGCCTACGAGAACGAGTTCGTCCACGGGCTGCTGCAGACCGAGGAGTACGCACGGGCCCTGCTGGGCGCGGGCAACCCGCACGCCCCCACCGAGGCCACGGAGCGCCGGGTCGCCCTCCGTATGCGCCGCCAGGAACTGCTGACCCGCGAGGCACCGCCGCGGGTGTGGGTCGTCATGGACGAGACGGTACTGAGGTGGCCGGTCGGGGGTGCCCCGGTGATGCGCGCCCAGGTCGACCACCTGATCGAGGTCAACCGGCTGCCCAACGTGACGTTGCAGATCATGCCGTTCGCCAACGGCCCGCACCCGGCCATGCGTGCCGGGGCGTTCCACCTCTTCCGGTTCCGGGCGGCCGAACTGCCCGACGTCGTCTATCTCAACGGCCTGGTGGGCGCTGTCTACCTGGACAAGGGCGACGACGTCGTGGTGTACCGCGAGGCCCTGGACCGGCTGGGTGCCCAGGCTGCGCCCGCCCGCAAGACCGAGGCCCTCCTCGGTGCGATTCGCAAGGAGCTCTGA
- a CDS encoding ATP-binding protein, producing MVPPSFPQPLDRPPGGGRPGRLPGPQGPGRLVSGNQLSCPSHLFGLPATPASVGLARRTVDELLIAWGVREVVRDNAVVVTSELVTNALAHSASDWIVCEVRITDGVLRIEVEDQNRGPTLPVPGRPGPDDQGGRGLLLVTELSSDWGTADVPHRSGRIVWAELATDADEPAPP from the coding sequence ATGGTTCCGCCCTCTTTCCCCCAGCCGTTGGACCGACCTCCCGGAGGCGGGCGTCCTGGCCGACTCCCTGGGCCGCAAGGCCCCGGCCGGCTCGTCTCCGGGAACCAACTCTCTTGCCCCAGCCATCTGTTCGGCCTGCCGGCGACCCCGGCGTCGGTCGGCCTGGCCCGCAGAACCGTCGATGAACTGCTCATCGCGTGGGGCGTCCGCGAAGTCGTCCGCGACAACGCTGTCGTCGTGACCTCCGAACTCGTCACCAACGCGCTCGCCCACTCCGCGAGCGACTGGATCGTCTGTGAGGTGCGGATCACGGACGGAGTCCTCCGGATCGAGGTCGAGGACCAGAATCGCGGTCCCACGCTCCCGGTACCCGGTCGGCCCGGCCCCGACGACCAGGGCGGGCGCGGTCTCCTGCTCGTCACAGAGCTCAGCAGCGACTGGGGAACGGCGGACGTCCCGCACCGGTCCGGGCGGATCGTCTGGGCCGAACTGGCCACGGACGCCGACGAACCCGCCCCGCCCTGA
- a CDS encoding ROK family protein, translating to MIPVLEIGGTHVTAALVDPLDGRVTSRTRRPLDADGDAGSILGTVRRCADGLPVPPGARWGVAVPGPFDYARGIALFQGVGKFEALYGMDVRAALLHGLRQRPGDVVFLNDAHAFLTGEWSTGTVHGHRRAVGITLGTGVGSAFLADGRVLDHGPGVPPEGRMDLTEIAGRPLEDTVSRRAILARYGDPAADVHDIAGRARAGEERARRSLDDVFTALGVELGPRLAEFGATALVVGGSMARSWDLLAPALSTGLATGGWPPDDPRMRAMKHAGSVGDAALVGAARAAAISAGCPAVPRGARP from the coding sequence TTGATCCCTGTCCTGGAGATCGGCGGCACCCATGTCACCGCGGCGCTCGTCGACCCGCTGGACGGGCGGGTCACCAGCCGTACGCGCAGGCCGCTCGACGCGGACGGCGACGCCGGGTCCATCCTCGGCACCGTCCGCCGCTGCGCCGACGGACTGCCGGTGCCTCCTGGTGCGCGGTGGGGCGTGGCGGTGCCCGGGCCGTTCGACTACGCACGAGGGATCGCCCTCTTCCAGGGGGTGGGAAAGTTCGAGGCCCTGTACGGGATGGACGTGCGGGCGGCGCTCCTGCACGGACTGCGGCAGCGTCCCGGCGACGTCGTGTTCCTCAACGACGCCCACGCCTTTCTGACCGGCGAGTGGTCCACGGGTACCGTCCACGGACACCGCCGCGCCGTGGGCATCACGCTCGGCACCGGTGTCGGCTCGGCGTTCCTCGCCGACGGCCGCGTCCTCGACCACGGTCCCGGCGTACCGCCCGAGGGCCGGATGGACCTCACCGAGATCGCCGGCCGCCCACTGGAGGACACCGTCTCCCGCCGTGCGATCCTCGCCCGCTACGGCGACCCCGCCGCCGATGTCCACGACATCGCCGGACGAGCCAGAGCGGGGGAAGAGCGGGCCCGGCGGTCGCTGGACGACGTCTTCACCGCGCTGGGCGTCGAACTGGGCCCGCGCCTGGCGGAGTTCGGCGCGACAGCCCTGGTCGTCGGAGGCTCCATGGCCCGTTCCTGGGACCTCCTCGCCCCCGCGCTGTCCACCGGTCTCGCGACCGGGGGCTGGCCGCCGGACGACCCGCGTATGCGCGCGATGAAACACGCCGGCTCCGTGGGGGACGCCGCGCTGGTGGGCGCGGCCCGCGCGGCCGCGATCTCCGCCGGGTGCCCGGCCGTTCCCCGTGGGGCACGTCCGTGA